One region of Thiorhodovibrio frisius genomic DNA includes:
- a CDS encoding urease subunit alpha, with product MSKISRAEYAALYGPTIGDRVRLGDTNLVAQIEEDLTHYGDEVRFGRGGSIRDGMGQCQRQADLVMDTVITNALVIDFWGVIKADIGLKDGRIAAIGKAGNPNIQTGADVIIGPGTDIIAGEGHILTAGGVDAMTHFISPAQAEVALMAGVTTLIGGGTGPSAGSLAAPSTPGPWNIRRMLQAAEGLPVNIGILAKGSGSLPNPLEEQVRSGAMGLMLHPAWGCAPAAIARAVEIVDKMDVQLLLQPDTLNEAGTVAELLAVVGERCVSTLHGQRDYQGRDYHGAEEALQALGLTHALPLSVLSPPVSGMGQATRVGALEMLHDLGAISVVASGGQGGGRIGDLIRRTWQMAHSMKVRRGHLAPPPFAADIDREDNDNYRIKRYIAKYGINPAINHGIAHEVGSVEVGKLADLVLWRPAFFGVRPSLVLKGGLIAAAPLGDAGASVPDAQPLQYAPMFGVTGAAAPMTCMTFVSQWAFQAGEPQRLDLARRIGVARDVRQLRKIDMIHNFWQPAIEVDARGTQVHADGMLMACELLPDVPLGQRYALF from the coding sequence TATGCCGCGCTTTACGGTCCGACCATCGGGGATCGTGTGCGCCTGGGCGACACCAATCTGGTCGCTCAGATCGAGGAGGATCTGACCCATTACGGCGATGAAGTGCGTTTCGGGCGCGGCGGGTCCATTCGCGATGGCATGGGCCAGTGCCAGCGTCAGGCGGACTTGGTCATGGACACCGTCATCACCAATGCCTTGGTGATCGACTTCTGGGGCGTGATCAAGGCCGATATTGGCCTGAAGGACGGGCGTATCGCGGCCATTGGCAAGGCCGGTAATCCCAATATCCAAACTGGTGCCGATGTCATTATCGGCCCGGGAACTGACATCATCGCCGGCGAAGGGCACATCCTGACCGCAGGTGGCGTGGATGCCATGACCCATTTCATCAGCCCGGCGCAGGCAGAGGTCGCGCTCATGGCTGGCGTGACCACCCTGATTGGCGGCGGTACCGGTCCGAGTGCCGGGAGTCTGGCGGCGCCTAGCACTCCAGGACCCTGGAACATTCGCCGCATGCTGCAAGCCGCCGAGGGTCTGCCTGTCAATATCGGCATCCTGGCCAAAGGCAGCGGCAGTTTGCCCAATCCGCTCGAAGAACAGGTGCGCTCCGGTGCCATGGGGCTGATGCTGCATCCCGCCTGGGGTTGCGCACCCGCCGCGATTGCCCGGGCGGTCGAGATCGTCGATAAGATGGACGTGCAACTGCTGTTGCAGCCAGATACCTTAAACGAGGCCGGAACTGTCGCGGAACTGCTCGCCGTCGTCGGTGAGCGCTGCGTCAGCACTCTGCATGGCCAGCGTGATTATCAGGGACGCGATTATCACGGGGCGGAGGAGGCGCTACAGGCCCTGGGGCTGACCCATGCGCTGCCGCTCTCCGTGCTTTCTCCGCCGGTCTCAGGGATGGGGCAGGCGACCCGCGTCGGGGCGTTGGAGATGCTGCATGACCTTGGCGCCATCAGCGTGGTGGCCTCTGGTGGCCAAGGCGGTGGGCGAATTGGAGACCTGATCCGCCGCACCTGGCAGATGGCGCATTCCATGAAAGTGCGTCGCGGTCATCTGGCACCGCCGCCTTTTGCCGCCGACATCGACCGCGAGGACAATGACAATTACCGCATCAAACGCTACATCGCCAAGTATGGCATCAATCCGGCCATCAACCATGGCATCGCCCATGAGGTCGGCTCGGTCGAGGTAGGCAAGCTGGCCGATCTGGTGCTGTGGCGCCCGGCGTTCTTTGGTGTGCGCCCGAGTCTGGTGCTCAAGGGCGGTCTGATTGCTGCGGCCCCCCTGGGAGATGCGGGAGCCTCGGTGCCCGATGCGCAGCCGCTGCAATATGCGCCCATGTTTGGCGTGACTGGTGCTGCCGCGCCCATGACCTGCATGACCTTCGTCTCTCAATGGGCGTTCCAGGCTGGTGAGCCGCAGCGACTGGATTTGGCCCGGCGCATCGGCGTGGCGCGCGATGTGCGTCAGCTGCGTAAAATCGATATGATTCACAATTTTTGGCAGCCGGCCATCGAGGTCGACGCGCGCGGTACGCAGGTCCATGCCGACGGCATGCTGATGGCCTGCGAACTCCTGCCGGACGTCCCACTGGGTCAGCGATATGCGCTTTTTTGA